The following are encoded together in the Coregonus clupeaformis isolate EN_2021a chromosome 24, ASM2061545v1, whole genome shotgun sequence genome:
- the LOC121537484 gene encoding brain natriuretic peptide: MQLSNIPLFGLLLFLNLPLLSAYPVYNELLTNDDIDVLKVLLHRLEESIPERSEVDRVATEKLDNMTLEDIAMVAADEREQQQTRLDKSAIREFLSARDLKTVRNDSTSKRSSGCFGRRIDRIGSMSSLGCNMVGKDNPKRR, from the exons ATGCAGCTCTCCAACATTCCTCTTTTTGGCCTTCTCCTGTTCTTAAATCTGCCGCTGCTCAGCGCATATCCTGTCTACAATGAGTTACTGACCAATGATGACATAGATGTCTTAAAG GTACTTCTCCATCGACTTGAAGAGTCCATTCCTGAGCGGAGCGAGGTCGATCGGGTCGCCACAGAAAAGTTGGACAACATGACTCTCGAAGACATCGCAATGGTTGCAGCAGATGAGAGAGAGCAACAACAAACACGACTCGACAAATCCGCAATAAGAGAGTTCCTCTCGGCTCGTGACCTGAAAACTGTCCGAAACGACTCAACATCGAAGAGATCCTCAGGCTGCTTCGGGCGAAGGATAGACCGAATCGGCTCAATGAGCTCTCTTGGATGCAACATGGTTGGCAAAGACA ATCCAAAGAGAAGATGA
- the LOC123481816 gene encoding natriuretic peptides A-like has protein sequence MSERRPLRLILSPTMTLTNHSLNGIRHASWGLLVLLCQQTLMAAHVLDRPYQGCSSETLAAVAIAEDPAVDYEGPNPEPEHSQASPCRLQDLLMATRSKAVSGCFGVRMDCIGTPSCLGCSPKREILVGRFLELRRNKQEIRESSNYDFWKTREFWKNDPYIFKPKLWR, from the exons ATGTCTGAGCGCAGGCCCCTAAGACTGATCCTGAGCCCTACCATGa CACTAACAAACCACAGCCTAAATGGAATCAGGCATGCCTCATGGGGACTTCTGGTCTTGCTTTGTCAGCAGACGTTGATGGCAGCCCATGTGTTGGACAGACCCtaccagggatgtagctca GAGACCTTGGCTGCGGTGGCCATAGCAGAGGATCCTGCAGTGGACTACGAGGGCCCCAACCCAGAGCCCGAACACAGTCAGGCTAGCCCATG CCGACTGCAGGACCTGCTCATGGCCACCAGGAGTAAAGCTGTGTCCGGGTGCTTTGGAGTCAGGATGGACTGCATCGGGACACCGAGCTGCCTAGGCTGCAGTCCTAAAAGAG aaatcctggttggaagattcttGGAATTACGCAGGAATAAACAGGAAATCCGGGAATCCTCCAACtatgatttctggaaaaccagggaattttggAAAAATGACCCTTACATTTTTAAACCCAAGCTATGGCGATGA